A genomic segment from Luteolibacter ambystomatis encodes:
- a CDS encoding S41 family peptidase, which produces MKFLHAIFFAAAFAVTAHAEPAAPAEPAPNQHAAGAQLWEDFQKNYNEYSFAPLPAEELDLKARKALLTALGARYRSWEPDKAPTLPELVDAVNKNDPSSSTFDLVEKALTALLPTIDRFGLYESSAEIAQLQEASRQSGGQIAMIVERDDSGRLLCFPEPEGPASEAGINYGSELLEVDGVSVERKRLAAVKLAFIGPSPTVSVKIRQPQGKEEAITIKRTTQVFPSVSAKKGPTGLSVRIRKFDSGSASKFKALLQENAPVTRLILDLRGNPGGLRDEAMLAASLFTPEKTVLGRLKDGQGERDVSDGNGVFCEPQSIQILQDRRSASGAEFLAASLRENLPGKVKIFGENSYGKSHSTVKLPLYGGGIMTVSESLMMTASGKSWDKTGLEPDVVQKAK; this is translated from the coding sequence ATGAAGTTCCTCCACGCCATCTTTTTCGCGGCTGCTTTCGCCGTGACCGCTCATGCGGAACCCGCTGCTCCCGCGGAACCCGCGCCCAACCAACATGCCGCGGGTGCGCAGCTATGGGAGGACTTCCAGAAGAACTACAACGAGTACTCGTTCGCGCCGCTTCCAGCCGAGGAGCTCGATCTCAAGGCGCGAAAGGCCCTGCTCACCGCGCTTGGCGCGCGCTATCGCAGTTGGGAGCCGGACAAGGCTCCCACGCTTCCAGAGCTGGTGGACGCGGTGAACAAGAACGATCCCTCGTCTTCCACGTTCGATCTCGTAGAGAAAGCCCTGACCGCTTTGCTGCCGACGATCGACCGCTTCGGCCTCTATGAATCGAGCGCGGAGATCGCGCAGCTCCAGGAAGCCTCGCGCCAGAGCGGCGGGCAGATCGCGATGATCGTGGAGCGTGATGACAGCGGCCGATTGTTGTGCTTTCCGGAACCGGAAGGCCCGGCGTCCGAGGCGGGGATCAACTACGGCTCCGAGTTGCTGGAGGTGGATGGCGTTTCCGTGGAACGCAAGCGTCTTGCCGCGGTGAAGCTCGCGTTCATCGGTCCCTCGCCCACCGTGTCCGTGAAGATCCGCCAACCGCAGGGCAAGGAGGAGGCGATCACGATCAAGCGCACCACGCAGGTGTTTCCCTCGGTCAGTGCGAAGAAGGGGCCCACCGGCCTGTCCGTGCGCATCCGCAAGTTCGACAGCGGCTCCGCTTCCAAGTTCAAGGCGCTGCTTCAGGAGAACGCGCCGGTGACGCGCCTGATCCTCGATCTCCGCGGAAATCCCGGTGGCCTCCGCGATGAGGCGATGCTGGCCGCCTCGCTGTTCACGCCGGAGAAGACGGTGCTTGGACGGCTCAAGGATGGGCAGGGAGAACGCGATGTCAGCGATGGCAACGGGGTCTTTTGCGAACCGCAGAGCATCCAGATCCTTCAGGACCGGCGCTCCGCGTCGGGTGCTGAGTTTCTCGCCGCGAGCTTGCGCGAGAATTTGCCCGGCAAGGTGAAGATCTTCGGCGAGAACAGTTACGGCAAGAGTCACTCGACCGTGAAGCTGCCGTTGTATGGCGGTGGTATCATGACCGTCAGTGAAAGCCTGATGATGACCGCTTCCGGCAAGTCGTGGGACAAGACCGGGCTTGAGCCGGATGTGGTCCAGAAGGCGAAGTGA
- a CDS encoding glycine zipper domain-containing protein — protein sequence MNPKNPLARRSVMLCTSLVGATSLLLTSCADTQDGRLTQAQGAGIGALGGAALGGLIGAASGNAGRGALIGAALGGAGGFAYGTHVANQKAKYKSTEEWLDACIAEAESHRRAAVAYNRKLDGRIASLQSEVRAAKASGNKGELQRLKQEIKQERIEAEKQVNSINQEVKAQNSAISQAGGSSRVSALRSKTSSVSAEGASTKQKVQRLASLENQIGV from the coding sequence ATGAACCCCAAGAATCCCCTTGCCCGTCGCTCCGTGATGCTCTGCACCTCGCTTGTGGGCGCCACTTCGCTTCTTCTCACCAGTTGCGCTGACACCCAGGACGGCCGTCTGACGCAAGCCCAGGGTGCCGGTATCGGCGCCCTTGGTGGTGCGGCCCTCGGTGGCCTGATCGGTGCCGCCTCCGGCAATGCCGGCCGTGGTGCCCTGATCGGTGCGGCCCTCGGTGGTGCGGGTGGTTTCGCCTACGGCACCCACGTCGCCAACCAGAAGGCCAAGTACAAGTCCACGGAAGAGTGGCTGGACGCCTGCATCGCGGAAGCCGAGAGCCACCGCCGCGCCGCCGTCGCCTACAACCGCAAGCTCGATGGCCGCATCGCCTCGCTCCAGAGCGAAGTCCGCGCCGCCAAAGCCAGCGGCAACAAGGGCGAACTCCAGCGCCTGAAGCAGGAAATCAAGCAAGAGCGCATCGAGGCCGAGAAGCAGGTCAACTCCATCAACCAGGAAGTGAAGGCCCAGAACTCCGCCATCAGCCAGGCCGGCGGTTCCTCCCGCGTCAGCGCGCTGCGTTCCAAGACCAGCAGCGTGAGCGCCGAAGGTGCCTCCACCAAGCAGAAGGTGCAGCGCCTCGCCAGCCTCGAGAACCAGATCGGCGTCTGA
- a CDS encoding protein kinase domain-containing protein has protein sequence MVQPGEKFGNYEVLSNPSGAADVLGSGSGGTTLKVKHVHLDTIAALKILRRRAQADSRQGQSFLAEARSAASLTHPHIARILDFGENAGLLYYVMDLCEGGSLEDFRNAKGTPPPAVALAWFHQSAAALGHAHSQNILHRDIKPSNLLIAREGDAASLKLIDFGLAGKTDTESGNPANDPVIGTPLFAAPEQLRGQAAKASDVFSLGAAFLWLLTGSHLDTGDLSQVLDRRLAAQTYAPLLVNLPPAWQEAIGAFLQVDPALRPADGAAAVAVIERAFAADFPVQPVPWSVIGGESAAATPAVPENPADAWEQADAADWRTVWSAVDAPAADGCRILFKATSPKEEGTWDVQLFEKPDPSIEELVVPQGHLLKRHAAALGLGRVVLHRGEGWLSVAWPALTGKDALDWLRLGGVPPASDLLPRIRALATGLDLVGRDGLDAMEMHPALLHLLESPEQPEATGFAIAVFLPSVTAEKSSRETASTISGSVNAPLPIRFAACLYHLLGGRPLPPAAFLNNRAYPAVPRLSERSNRYLGQVVSGLNPAGSCGEIVDRLSMEERLPGVTGMASETVSRSMYSPSVSMSAGATVARSMETLAKPPQLPGGASASVSTPPPVAGATATATAVPAKPKPVKLIVAIAAVLLLGVIGVGGAVAWWWFKKPSQVAKQTVANTPQQNVPTTTTPTRNDPTPSQPPPTASDNSLKQVKVPGQAATLAEAVAKCAPGGTIEIAGGTYKEAISITKAITLNASDGAVIENAAATNSLVAIKGKVEVKISGLVIRDARREATGSPESSPPLVLVADGANATLDRCVIDGGMGSGVSMINKATVRLSGCRVLRNRWCGLQASAGASVDLDQGSVSENRCGILASDPGTTVRISSGSIVSRNSRNGIEVSGGAGMHLVGCEVSNSQSGCGILVSGEGSSLNASGKTSICDNKTSGIESGSAAILKLSDCQLERNREHGIHAEKGGAITVESSRFENGLTGLFADGGGAAVKVDRCEFAKHGDSGVVFAGVKADLSNSTFTGNSVAAIFADGASGSAKSNKVSPGPVDDAIVLDNAGQVAREGNTAE, from the coding sequence ATGGTCCAACCCGGCGAGAAATTCGGCAATTACGAGGTCCTTTCCAACCCTTCCGGAGCGGCGGACGTCCTGGGCTCCGGCTCGGGCGGGACGACGCTCAAGGTGAAGCATGTCCACCTCGATACCATCGCCGCGCTGAAGATCCTGCGCCGCCGGGCGCAGGCGGATTCGCGGCAGGGCCAGAGCTTCCTGGCGGAGGCGCGTTCCGCGGCCTCGCTGACGCATCCGCACATCGCCCGCATCCTCGATTTCGGCGAGAACGCCGGACTGCTCTACTACGTGATGGATCTCTGCGAGGGCGGCAGTCTGGAGGATTTCCGGAATGCGAAGGGCACTCCACCGCCCGCCGTGGCGCTGGCGTGGTTCCACCAATCCGCCGCCGCGCTGGGCCATGCCCACTCGCAGAACATCCTCCACCGCGACATCAAGCCCTCGAACCTGCTGATCGCGCGCGAGGGCGATGCGGCTTCGCTGAAGCTCATCGACTTCGGCCTCGCCGGGAAAACGGACACCGAATCCGGCAATCCGGCCAATGATCCGGTGATCGGCACGCCGCTCTTCGCCGCGCCGGAACAGCTCCGCGGCCAGGCCGCGAAGGCGTCCGATGTATTCTCGCTCGGCGCGGCTTTCCTGTGGCTGCTGACCGGTTCCCACCTCGATACCGGCGATCTGTCGCAGGTGCTGGACCGCCGCCTCGCCGCGCAAACCTATGCGCCGCTGCTGGTGAACCTGCCGCCCGCGTGGCAGGAGGCCATCGGGGCGTTCCTGCAGGTGGACCCGGCGCTACGCCCGGCCGATGGTGCCGCCGCCGTGGCGGTGATCGAGCGCGCTTTCGCCGCCGATTTCCCGGTGCAGCCGGTACCGTGGTCGGTGATCGGCGGTGAGTCCGCCGCTGCCACGCCCGCCGTGCCGGAGAACCCGGCGGATGCCTGGGAGCAGGCGGATGCCGCGGATTGGAGAACCGTGTGGTCGGCGGTCGATGCACCCGCGGCGGACGGTTGCCGGATTTTGTTCAAGGCCACCTCGCCGAAGGAGGAGGGGACCTGGGACGTGCAGCTTTTTGAAAAGCCCGATCCTTCCATCGAGGAACTGGTGGTGCCGCAGGGGCATCTGCTCAAGCGCCATGCGGCCGCATTGGGGCTTGGCCGGGTGGTGCTGCATCGCGGCGAGGGCTGGCTTTCGGTCGCATGGCCCGCATTGACCGGCAAGGACGCGCTGGATTGGCTGCGCCTCGGTGGCGTGCCGCCCGCGTCCGACCTGCTGCCGCGCATCCGGGCACTGGCCACCGGGCTGGATCTGGTGGGGCGCGATGGACTGGATGCGATGGAGATGCACCCGGCGCTGCTGCACCTGCTGGAGTCGCCGGAGCAACCGGAGGCCACCGGCTTCGCCATCGCCGTCTTCCTGCCGTCCGTGACCGCGGAGAAGAGTTCGCGGGAAACGGCCAGCACCATCAGCGGCTCGGTGAATGCGCCGCTGCCGATCCGCTTCGCGGCCTGCCTTTACCACCTGCTCGGCGGTCGTCCGCTGCCGCCCGCCGCGTTTCTCAACAACCGCGCCTATCCGGCGGTGCCGCGTCTTTCCGAACGCTCGAACCGCTATCTCGGCCAGGTGGTTTCCGGGCTGAATCCGGCGGGTTCGTGCGGCGAGATCGTGGATCGGCTGTCGATGGAAGAACGCCTCCCCGGCGTGACCGGCATGGCGTCGGAAACAGTGAGCCGCTCGATGTATTCGCCTTCGGTGAGCATGTCCGCCGGAGCCACCGTGGCCCGCAGCATGGAGACGCTGGCGAAGCCGCCGCAACTTCCGGGCGGGGCGTCCGCGTCCGTTTCCACGCCGCCACCGGTGGCCGGTGCGACGGCGACCGCCACTGCGGTGCCTGCCAAGCCAAAGCCGGTGAAGCTGATCGTGGCCATCGCCGCGGTGCTGCTGCTGGGCGTGATCGGGGTTGGCGGTGCGGTGGCATGGTGGTGGTTCAAGAAGCCGTCGCAGGTGGCCAAGCAAACGGTTGCCAACACTCCACAGCAGAACGTTCCGACCACGACCACTCCGACGAGGAACGATCCCACGCCGTCCCAGCCACCGCCGACTGCCAGTGATAATTCGCTGAAGCAGGTGAAGGTTCCCGGTCAGGCCGCGACGCTGGCGGAAGCCGTGGCCAAGTGTGCGCCCGGCGGCACCATCGAGATCGCGGGCGGTACCTACAAGGAAGCCATCTCCATCACCAAGGCGATCACCTTGAATGCTTCCGATGGCGCGGTGATCGAGAACGCCGCGGCGACCAACAGCCTCGTCGCGATCAAGGGCAAGGTGGAGGTGAAGATTTCCGGCCTCGTCATCCGCGATGCGCGCCGCGAGGCGACCGGCAGCCCGGAAAGCTCGCCGCCGCTGGTGCTGGTGGCGGACGGGGCGAATGCCACGCTCGACCGTTGCGTGATCGATGGCGGGATGGGCAGCGGCGTTTCCATGATCAACAAGGCCACGGTGCGTCTGTCCGGTTGCCGTGTGCTGCGCAACCGCTGGTGCGGTCTTCAAGCGAGTGCGGGGGCCTCGGTCGATCTCGACCAGGGATCGGTTTCGGAAAACCGCTGCGGCATCCTCGCCTCCGATCCGGGCACGACGGTTCGCATCAGCTCCGGCTCGATCGTTTCGCGGAACAGCCGCAATGGCATTGAGGTCAGCGGTGGTGCGGGGATGCATTTGGTCGGCTGCGAGGTGTCGAACAGCCAGTCCGGTTGCGGCATTCTCGTCTCCGGTGAAGGTTCATCCCTGAATGCTTCTGGCAAGACCTCGATCTGCGACAACAAGACCAGTGGCATCGAATCCGGCAGTGCCGCGATTTTGAAGCTGTCCGACTGCCAGCTTGAGCGCAACCGCGAGCACGGCATTCATGCCGAGAAGGGCGGGGCGATCACGGTGGAGAGCTCGCGTTTCGAAAACGGTCTCACCGGCTTGTTCGCTGATGGCGGCGGCGCGGCGGTGAAGGTGGATCGCTGTGAGTTCGCGAAGCACGGCGACAGTGGCGTGGTTTTCGCGGGCGTGAAGGCGGACCTTTCCAACAGCACCTTCACCGGGAATTCGGTGGCGGCGATCTTCGCGGATGGCGCGAGCGGCAGCGCGAAGTCGAACAAGGTTTCGCCGGGGCCGGTGGATGATGCCATTGTCCTGGACAATGCCGGGCAGGTCGCGCGCGAGGGGAATACGGCAGAGTGA
- a CDS encoding reverse transcriptase family protein, with amino-acid sequence MNAPPLLVSFDSLHRLFLACGVEDNSSAASSLSALVEIGFPPIVSKATLGVLFGYSPRFIGAMCKNPDRYYRTFYLPKGNGKFRRIDAPRVALKVIQKWAGFHLANNLKLSPSVVGFIPKISAIDGAARHCSQDWVFSTDIENFFQTTAQSRVTQSLIKFGFPAEGAELFSKLSCLNGNLAQGAPCSPVLSNICFSEFDVLIENYSLDNELVYTRYADDIVISGRGNPPPDLENKILEIVTAAGWSISSSKTRFSRRPNRLKVYGLLVSGDVPRLTKGYRNRIRALRHLENSGKLSPESEDVALGHLSYAKSVERFGLGS; translated from the coding sequence GTGAACGCACCGCCACTCCTTGTTTCTTTCGATTCGCTCCACCGTCTTTTTCTCGCTTGTGGGGTAGAAGATAATTCTTCGGCTGCGAGCTCTTTGTCTGCGCTTGTGGAAATTGGATTTCCACCGATTGTTTCAAAAGCAACATTGGGAGTGCTTTTTGGCTATTCGCCAAGATTCATTGGCGCAATGTGCAAAAACCCTGATAGATACTATAGGACATTTTATTTGCCGAAGGGTAATGGCAAGTTTAGACGAATTGATGCTCCAAGGGTTGCCCTTAAAGTAATTCAAAAATGGGCCGGTTTTCATCTGGCTAATAATCTAAAATTATCCCCATCCGTCGTTGGGTTCATTCCTAAAATATCCGCTATTGACGGAGCTGCGAGGCATTGCTCGCAAGACTGGGTATTTTCCACCGACATTGAGAACTTTTTTCAAACGACAGCCCAATCGCGAGTTACGCAAAGCTTGATCAAATTTGGATTTCCTGCCGAAGGAGCCGAGCTTTTTTCTAAACTTTCTTGCCTGAATGGGAACTTGGCTCAAGGCGCACCTTGTAGTCCAGTGCTCTCGAATATATGTTTTTCGGAGTTTGATGTTTTGATTGAAAATTATTCTTTGGACAATGAGCTGGTGTATACTAGATATGCAGACGATATTGTGATTTCGGGACGGGGAAATCCCCCTCCTGATCTCGAAAATAAGATTCTGGAAATCGTGACTGCTGCGGGATGGTCGATATCCAGCTCCAAGACCCGATTTTCAAGGCGTCCCAATCGACTTAAGGTTTACGGTTTGCTCGTCAGTGGGGATGTGCCTCGTCTAACGAAGGGATATCGCAATAGAATCCGAGCTTTGCGACATCTTGAAAATAGTGGCAAGCTGAGCCCGGAATCTGAGGATGTCGCATTGGGGCACTTGTCTTATGCCAAATCAGTCGAGAGATTTGGATTGGGTTCTTAA
- a CDS encoding ATP-binding cassette domain-containing protein, producing MLARLTVTDPNGNRFDAELPKDLATLGNSPSDKIRVTALPPNMGSLLEFAFQPSRSTWTVRPLPNTGPVWLNGNELLPSPGGMPLQSGDEIRAAGLPIRFQVAPAPPLYNGQPVTTIPMPAKGELVIGRAADAGAAPSAVRVDLDADDHRVSSEHVKIRIEGKEAVIEDVSRLGTTLNGSAFSKAPLVYGDRFQIGYYVFEYDGRSLRWLDDASSGTIEAIGLVRRAGGRTILNKVSMHIRPGEFVGILGGSGQGKSTLLNALCGIVPASEGEVRISGQPLTDRKSIRDLGVGYVPQDDIVHKELTVDDALLLSGRLRLNLPLAAIKARIDRIIDQLGLQPHRHKRVYMLSGGQRKRVSIGIELLSNPSVLFLDEPSSGLDPATEENLMSLLQRLALTGITIVCTTHVLQKAYLFDRLLFIQDGRLVFAGNSDEARAHFLGGETVHPGQVEAPLEKIYAILADGAHTGEQLEQAFQQSPYAASVTPRQDVVARPVKPDKARKVPSLVSLYILLKRQWKVLIADPLNLAFLLAQAVVIAVLIAWVSDDIGMRMFLAVVASMWFGCSNAAQQIIGEIMIFRRERVCGLGLQTYYLSKGMFLCALTAVQTLLLFACAHTLGHVWHPEEFNRTEFDRRLTERVTAVAGREDPAPANDDDFDVVGGEEEGAAAKKTAAVAPKEQAPPAPPSEGTKNRLALISKWFYLEPNIVESGPRDLLLTNGERARGKDGKLLTFSGIPISKVLVTTLGLRFGGLLAAAMIGVVLGLTISALVRSPTQAVMWVPLILIPQILFGGFVIPFPEMTKSARAFSQMVPSFAAQRLIDVSHVFGRATPFFANRTKTPVFLTPDGAKETVKWQARGEELNQDYDKISPFNRSMQNLLVYPEIRGQHKQETTPVSGTFTTIIRDSVKKRDDVMYLKGTIFSNLHPAATAALTLAAWALLGYILTVGGLAFKQSGS from the coding sequence ATGCTCGCCCGGCTGACCGTCACCGATCCGAATGGCAACCGCTTCGATGCGGAGCTCCCCAAGGATCTCGCCACCCTAGGCAACTCCCCCTCGGACAAGATCCGCGTCACGGCGTTGCCGCCGAACATGGGTTCGCTCTTGGAGTTCGCCTTCCAGCCGTCGCGCTCCACCTGGACCGTCCGGCCGCTGCCGAATACCGGCCCGGTGTGGTTGAATGGAAACGAACTGCTGCCTTCGCCCGGCGGCATGCCGCTCCAGTCCGGGGATGAAATCCGCGCCGCCGGATTGCCCATCCGCTTCCAGGTCGCACCCGCCCCGCCGCTCTACAACGGCCAGCCGGTCACCACCATTCCCATGCCCGCGAAGGGCGAGCTGGTCATCGGCCGCGCCGCCGATGCCGGGGCCGCGCCGTCCGCCGTCCGTGTGGATCTGGATGCGGACGATCACCGCGTCTCCAGCGAGCACGTCAAGATCCGCATCGAGGGCAAGGAGGCCGTCATCGAGGACGTCAGCCGCCTCGGCACCACCCTCAATGGCTCCGCCTTCTCGAAGGCTCCGCTCGTCTACGGCGACCGCTTCCAGATCGGCTACTACGTTTTCGAGTACGATGGCCGCTCGCTCCGCTGGCTGGACGATGCCTCCTCCGGCACCATCGAGGCCATCGGTCTGGTCCGCCGCGCCGGCGGCCGCACCATCCTCAACAAGGTCTCGATGCACATCCGCCCCGGCGAGTTCGTCGGGATTCTCGGCGGCTCGGGGCAGGGGAAATCGACCCTGCTCAATGCCCTCTGCGGCATCGTCCCCGCCTCGGAGGGCGAGGTCCGCATCAGCGGCCAACCGCTCACGGACCGCAAGAGCATCCGCGATCTCGGCGTCGGCTACGTGCCGCAGGACGATATCGTCCACAAGGAACTCACCGTGGATGACGCGCTGCTGCTCAGCGGCCGCCTGCGCCTGAATCTGCCGCTCGCCGCCATCAAGGCCCGCATCGACCGCATCATCGACCAGCTCGGCCTCCAGCCGCACCGCCACAAACGCGTCTACATGCTCTCCGGCGGCCAGCGGAAGCGTGTCAGCATCGGCATCGAGCTGCTTTCGAACCCCTCCGTCCTCTTTCTCGATGAGCCCTCGTCCGGCCTCGACCCCGCCACGGAGGAAAACCTGATGTCCTTGCTCCAGCGCCTCGCGCTCACCGGCATCACCATCGTCTGCACCACCCACGTCCTCCAGAAGGCCTACCTCTTCGACCGCCTCCTCTTCATTCAGGACGGCCGCCTCGTCTTCGCGGGGAACAGCGACGAAGCCCGCGCCCACTTCCTCGGCGGGGAAACCGTGCACCCCGGCCAGGTGGAGGCCCCGTTGGAAAAAATCTACGCCATCCTCGCCGATGGCGCGCACACCGGCGAGCAGCTCGAGCAGGCCTTCCAGCAATCGCCCTACGCCGCCTCCGTCACCCCGCGCCAGGACGTCGTCGCCCGCCCGGTGAAGCCGGACAAGGCCCGCAAGGTGCCCTCGCTCGTCTCCCTCTACATCCTTCTGAAGCGCCAGTGGAAGGTCCTCATTGCGGACCCGCTGAACCTCGCCTTCCTGCTCGCCCAGGCCGTCGTCATCGCCGTGCTCATCGCCTGGGTCAGTGATGACATCGGCATGCGCATGTTCCTCGCCGTCGTCGCCTCCATGTGGTTCGGCTGCTCGAATGCCGCCCAGCAGATCATCGGGGAAATCATGATCTTCCGCCGCGAGCGCGTCTGCGGCCTCGGCCTCCAGACCTACTACCTCAGCAAGGGGATGTTCCTCTGCGCGCTCACCGCCGTGCAGACGCTGCTGCTCTTCGCCTGCGCCCACACCCTCGGCCACGTCTGGCACCCGGAGGAGTTCAACCGCACCGAGTTCGACCGCCGCCTCACCGAGCGTGTCACCGCCGTCGCCGGCCGGGAGGACCCCGCGCCCGCCAATGACGATGACTTCGATGTCGTCGGGGGCGAGGAGGAGGGTGCCGCCGCCAAGAAAACCGCCGCCGTCGCACCGAAGGAACAGGCACCCCCGGCCCCGCCGTCCGAGGGCACCAAGAACCGCCTAGCCCTCATCTCGAAGTGGTTCTACCTCGAGCCGAACATCGTCGAAAGCGGCCCGCGCGATCTCCTGCTCACCAATGGCGAGCGCGCCCGCGGCAAGGATGGGAAGCTGCTCACCTTCTCCGGCATCCCTATCAGCAAGGTGCTCGTCACCACCCTCGGCCTGCGCTTCGGCGGCCTGCTCGCCGCCGCCATGATCGGTGTCGTCCTCGGCCTCACCATCTCCGCGCTCGTCCGCAGCCCCACCCAGGCCGTCATGTGGGTGCCGCTCATCCTCATCCCGCAGATCCTCTTCGGCGGCTTCGTCATCCCGTTCCCGGAAATGACCAAGTCCGCGCGCGCCTTCTCCCAGATGGTGCCCAGCTTCGCCGCCCAGCGCCTCATCGATGTCTCCCACGTCTTCGGCCGCGCCACCCCGTTCTTCGCCAACCGCACCAAGACCCCCGTCTTCCTCACCCCGGATGGCGCGAAGGAAACGGTCAAATGGCAGGCCCGTGGCGAGGAGCTGAACCAGGACTACGACAAGATCTCGCCCTTCAACCGGTCCATGCAGAACCTGCTGGTCTACCCGGAAATCCGCGGCCAGCACAAGCAGGAGACCACCCCCGTCTCCGGCACCTTCACGACCATCATCCGCGACTCCGTCAAGAAGCGCGACGACGTGATGTACCTGAAAGGCACCATCTTCTCCAACCTCCACCCCGCCGCCACCGCCGCCCTCACCCTCGCGGCCTGGGCGTTGCTGGGTTACATCCTCACGGTCGGAGGACTGGCGTTCAAGCAGTCGGGGAGCTAA